Part of the Tolypothrix sp. PCC 7910 genome, GCAAGTTGATATATTGTAAGCAACAGGCATTAATTTTATTAAGCAAATACACTAAAGCTGCAGCTTTCCCAGCTTAGAGAGTAGACCATAGACACAGGTTTAGCGTATCCACTAAAGTTAAGACTTTATCCTGTGTCATGTCCTCTCTATTTGATACTAATCATTAATTTCTGAATTATTTTCCGGTGCGAACTCAGGTAGATATTTTAGAGGCGTTTTGAGCAAAACCCAATCAAGATAGAGTGTGAGAATCTTGATTTTCAGGAATTGGTTCAGGCGTTGACAGTTGTTATCCTTCAAAACCCAAGCCCAGAATTTTTCCAGTAGTAGCCCCAGAATAATTTCTACAGACTTGTTGATAACTAGGGGAATTAGTGTTTCGAGCATTGCGATCGCCTCAGTTAATTGACTGAGTTTAATGTCGCAATTTTATTTTGTAGTTATTTATTTGACATACAGCGACTTAGATTGATTTGTCTTGACATATTCTGACTTGACCTAAATCCCTGGAAATGCAAGCTAAACTGAGATTTAAAGCGATTTCATCTTAGGTATATGTCGTTACCAAAAAACTTTTTAACACAACTAGAGCAATATAGCGAATTGTCAAATAGAGAAAAGGCAGTTTTTGTGGAAATTTTTGGTAATGGCAAGAGTCGAGTGCAAGTTACGCAAGCGCTCAATATCTCCGACAGCAATCTCAGTAGTTGCTTGACGGGTATTTATAAGAAGTTCAGCATCAATGGTAGCGGGCCTGTGAAAGAAACCCGCTTGCGGGAGTATCTCGAAAAGCGATATTCGCAGCAGAAACCTTCTGGTGGCTCAATTGCTGAAGTTGCAGAAGATGATATTGATGCTCTAGTTCAAGAAATCCGCGAACAGGTTAAACCCAGCATTAAAGAAAAGTGTGGAACCATGCGGGTGCTAGATATGCCTCAGCCAATAGAGTTAACGGGTGAACGGGGTATCTATACCAATGTCAACATTCTGGAGAAAATCACTGGACGTAGGCGGCTAGATATCTCTGAACTACTGCAAGACTCTAACCCAGATAATTTTGAACGTTTTGGACTTAATAGAGTTAAAGAGAAGCGAATACCAGGAATAGAAGTAGTAAAGCGTCATCACAAACTGATGGTACTAGGCAAACCAGGCGCAGGGAAGAGTACATTTTTGAAGTATCTGGCGATGCAATGTATTGAAGGGCAGTATTTGACAAATAGAGTTCCCTTATTTATCACTCTTAAGGATTTTGCAGAAACGCCCAAACAGCCAGATGTTTTGGAATATATTGCTCAAAAATTAGCGTTTTGTGGAGTTAAGGATGCCAGCATCAGAGTAGACCAGCTTTTGAGACAGGGTAAAGTATTGGTTTTATTGGATGGCTTAGATGAAGTCCGAGAGGAAGATACAAAGCGTGTTTTACGGCAAATTAGAGATATTTCCGATCAGTTTCATACCAATCAGTTTGTCATCACTTGTCGGATAGCAGCGAAAGAATATACCTTTGAAAGGTTTACAGAGGTGGAAGTTGCAGATTTTGACGAGGAGCAAATAGCAATCTTTTCCCAAAACTGGTTCCGTTTAAGCGATCAAGTAAAGAGCGAAAAATTCATCCAAAAACTTAAAGATAACGAGCCGATTCATGAACTAGCAACTAATCCATTATTACTAACCTTACTGTGTTTAGTATTTGGGGAAAGTGCAGATTTTCCAATGAATCGCTCTGAACTTTACAAAGAAGGTGTGGATGTATTGTTGAAAAAATGGGATGCCAAACGCAATATTGAGCGCGATGAAGTTTATAAAAATCTATCATTACACCGTAAGGTAGATTTATTGAGTCAAATTGCTCTGACTACTTTTGAAAATAAAGACTATTTTTTTAAGCAAAAAACAATAGAAGCATATATTTTTGACTTTATTAGTAACTTACGAGATTCTCATCCCGATCCAGATGTCTTAAAACTGGACAGTGAAGCAGTTTTGAAATCGATTGAAGCCCAACATGGGCTTCTAGTTGAGAGAGCAAAAGGAATATATTCATTTTCTCACCTAACTTTTCAGGAGTATTTTACAGCTAGGGAAATTGTTGCTACTTTTGCTTGGGAAAAGTTGCTTGAACATATTACCGAAAGACGTTGGTATGAAGTATTTTTACTCACAGTAAGTATGATGCGA contains:
- a CDS encoding NACHT domain-containing NTPase; amino-acid sequence: MSLPKNFLTQLEQYSELSNREKAVFVEIFGNGKSRVQVTQALNISDSNLSSCLTGIYKKFSINGSGPVKETRLREYLEKRYSQQKPSGGSIAEVAEDDIDALVQEIREQVKPSIKEKCGTMRVLDMPQPIELTGERGIYTNVNILEKITGRRRLDISELLQDSNPDNFERFGLNRVKEKRIPGIEVVKRHHKLMVLGKPGAGKSTFLKYLAMQCIEGQYLTNRVPLFITLKDFAETPKQPDVLEYIAQKLAFCGVKDASIRVDQLLRQGKVLVLLDGLDEVREEDTKRVLRQIRDISDQFHTNQFVITCRIAAKEYTFERFTEVEVADFDEEQIAIFSQNWFRLSDQVKSEKFIQKLKDNEPIHELATNPLLLTLLCLVFGESADFPMNRSELYKEGVDVLLKKWDAKRNIERDEVYKNLSLHRKVDLLSQIALTTFENKDYFFKQKTIEAYIFDFISNLRDSHPDPDVLKLDSEAVLKSIEAQHGLLVERAKGIYSFSHLTFQEYFTAREIVATFAWEKLLEHITERRWYEVFLLTVSMMRKADNLLLLMKQKIDEIVANDEKLQQLLFKVNNKSLSIKSTHKPVAVRAFYFEHALFFSYDCLYELTYEFAAALGLDSNAIHTEQEIAFDESLSDILEVTNVNKYEILSYILNLQIYIEPELRQLIQDLKEIFQLKNQENCGQEERLSPEYNQQLRSLLIKYRDICYKDELSEHQNELLWCYYDANEMLLNCLNND